A segment of the Panicum hallii strain FIL2 chromosome 1, PHallii_v3.1, whole genome shotgun sequence genome:
AGAGCTGTGTTATCTCTGCGTCCCCCTCATCTTTGCCTCCTTCAGCTGCAGCATGGTCATGAAACAAGGAAAGTGTTGATAAATCAAATTTTGCTCCTTTTCTTTCTAGGATATAAAGTGGACTGTTGAACATGAGAATAAGTTTAAATTTGCCTCGTTACAAATGAGGAGTTCCTGAAATTGGTTTCATGTAGCGATGAATGCCTATCAATTAGCTTGGGAAATATAGCAATGAAGGCTACTGGATATTGAATGTTCATAAGTGTTGCAAGTACAGCAAATTGAATCAACAATGCAACACACATCATCCTACCAAGGAATATGCATAAATTCTTGTGAAATTTTCATCGGTGCATTGAACTCAGACAAAAGGTAGTCAAATTGTTACGAAAAGCAACTAGACAaagcttttttttttgagggaatACAGACAGACAAAGCTTTTAGGTTAGGTTACCATCATTTACAGGCTACCCACTTAATCCTAAAATCAGCTAGTACGCAATTGATGGTTTTTCATCCTGCACCTTATGATCATGCATTATCCTAGTTTAGAGGCTGTTTGATGAAGAAAGGCAATCGAATTTTACTCATATGTTGATGGTTTGATGCAGGAAACTCATACATTTCACATTGAGTGGCTGAATTCTGAAAAGATGCCTACCCCTGACATGGACGAGCGTGAGCGTGCTGCCCCTGGACAGGAGCTTATCCACCGCCCATTTCGCCGCCTGCTGGCTGTTCTTGTCCCGGTCGACGGCCACGATGACGGAGCTGTCCCTTGCAGTCGCCTCTTGCTCAGCGCTATACGAAGACGACACAGCGAACGCCGAGGCGAACATCTTAGGTGGTGCGCACCACTCTCTTTCTTCCTCGAGCAACAATCAGCTTCTAACCCAAGCGAGAACCGACGAACCCCAACAACAGATAGCAAAGAAAGGAGGCTGCAAGAGGCGAAacggaggggagagagagacaaGGGGGATTTTgtctctcctcctctctcctcgCCTTATTTTGTCCTGCTCGTCCCTAACCTCCCTCCTCCGTTTTTCTGTTGCCATGGAGCCACCCAAAAGTGTAGATGCGTTTCCAGGAGGTTTTGCCGTTTCCCCAACTTTGGATCATGAGCTTTCGCCTATTTTTGTGTGGCTAAGCTGTTGCGAGGACTTTGCAGCTCGTGTTTTGTTGTGTCCATTCATCTATTTCTAGGCAAGGCCTGTGTCTGCTTGTTCATGACTCATGATCATGACTGTCGGTACTGTCACTGTACGGAGTTTGTGCCTGCCTGTCATCGCTTCATAAACAGAATTCTTGTTGTATTTGTTTTTTTCAGCACATATATATTTTTCCAATTAATAACAAAGTGGCTGCATTTTTCTTAACGAAGAGTAcatgtgctgctgctgctgctgcaacaTGTTTGTATCTGAATTCCTTCAATAGAGTTTATGTTTCCGACTCATCATTTGTACCACTGTTGTGCCCAGATGGCATCCGGTAGAAAAATGGATGGGACAGCACATGTCATTTCCTAAGAATCATCCCCAGCCTCCATAGTCAAGGGTCTCTAGGGGTAGGCCAAAAGTGCGACCGTATAGGATCCCAGCTAGTTAGGGGTGTAAAATTATCCGGCGCCAATGTACATGTACACACAAATTATTCAGCTCAATATCTATTCGATTATTCCTATATTTCTACTTGTTCATGTTAATATGCATGCGTTGCTCGCAGCCGCTATTTGTCAGACATCGCAGACTCCAAACACACCTATGTTAATTAGCTAGTGTTCAATTTTCTCGTTTGTTGTTGATTGCAATACATTTACTTTACAAATATTTTTGTTCCTTGTCAACATAAAGATATGTTAATACTAAAATCAACACTTGTGGCCATCGTATGCCTTTATTTTGTACGAGTTCAGGGGCCCTTCGTTTATCATCCTTCTCATTTTAACTTAATGATTTGTTTTGTTCTTTTATAAGTTCTGTTGTAATGTTGGCATTGTTCCGATCAAATTAGAAATACGTTGCTATAAGTTAACTTATATTACGTGATCTATATCGTGACTCATCAATATCTATTTGTACCGTTATTTAAACGCCAGGTTCGCCCTAAGGTCCTTGAAACTATAGAGCCGTCCAGCGGCCAAATTGTCTGGTTGGAGAGGGAGATAGCCATACTGACATACCACATAggcaaacatatatatatatatatatatatacttactGGTTATTGATATTTAGATCTGGCAGAGTTAACAAGGTTGGAGCCCACAAATTTGAGGCATAGTTATTGATATTTTGATGAACAAATACTATAGTCCCTGACAAATTTAAGGACCGCCAATAGACTTTACTCTTGGTACCTGAGCACAAAACCAAAATAAAACTTAGAGCATATTTGTTTCAGTAAGCAAGACTTTCAGAGTTTGACAACCTGGCTCGCAGGCAATGGACCTTCATAACTTGACGCTTACATGCAACTGACCTTGAGCGACCCCAAATTTTGAAAAGCTTACGAATTGGGACGCAAGTTCTAAAATCTATCAGAAAAACCTGGCATTAAACAACCCAAGAAGACTTTCGATACTAAAATTTGCACGAGACACAAACCCTGCattagaaaaaaaaatagaCACAAACCTTGTATTCAACAAACTAAAGAACTACCTACCATAACAAGAAGCACACGGCCATCTGCCCCACTGAGGCACTGACACTGGTGCCCACCACAGCCACCCATTTCCCAAGCGAGCAGGCAGAGCCGAACCAGAGAGGATTCCCGCGCGCTCTCAAACACACCCCACCTGCGCCTCGCTCGCCGCCCCGAGCGGAGCGGCGCGACCCGCCCGCCGcagcccgcagccgccgcctccacatCCTCCCCTCCTCGCGGCAGCGCGACTATTCCAGACTCCGCAGACCGCCGGGACGCGCATGGCCTCGGGCGGCCCGCCGCcgaccgtggccgtggccgtgcgccccggcggcagcggcagccgcCTCGCCACGCGGTGGGTCGCCGCGGGGCTCCCGGAcgacggccgcgccgccgccgtcgccctcgTCCACGTCATCCCCACGCTCTCCTACGTGCCCTCCCCCAGTAAGCATCCATCTCGGTCCTGTTCTGTTCACCGTTCCGAAATGGGCGCGAGCTGACATGCGCTTgttgtggcggcggcggcgcagcggggGAGAGGGTGCCGGTGGCGCTGGTGGGGCGGGAGCCCGCGGAGGCGTACGCGCGGGACCggcgggcgcgcgcggaggaggcgCTCCTCCCGTTCCGCCACCTCAACTGCGGCCGCGCGAACGTCGCCGTGAGTGCTCGCGCAAGCAGCAGAGAATCATATCCGCTAACAAGAGAAAGCTCGCATTTTTAGCGTCGCCGTGGTTTGGTTGCGCAGGTGGAGACGGTGGTGGTGGAAGGCGACGGCGTGGCGGAGGCGCTGCTGCGGTACGCGCACGAGTCCCGCGTGCGGAGCCTCGTGCTCGGCTCGGCGTCCTTCCGCTGGTTCCGGAGGTGAGTTTTTCTTTTTTAATTTTTTCAAGAAAACGAAATGGTCCATCTAGCGAGAGGTTCCTAGCCACTCGATCGCCATCCGACGGCCGTTCAgtgtcttcttcctccccgcTGCTTCCTTTATCGACTCTACCTGCCGGCGGCCATCCTCCGCCACTCTGGCCGGTGACGTCCGTCGCCTCGATCCCTTCTCCGCCCACGAACCATGGCCAGATTCCGGCTGAATTCACCGTGGTCTCTCTAGTGATCGTTAGCTTTTTTTTTCCCAGAAAAATGATCTAGTATTTACTTGTCCTTTCTGGCTGCTAGCACTGAATTCATGGATCATGGCCGTGGTAGGGGCGGGGTAATGCCACTGTGCAGCCTTGATTATGATTAGATTAAAGGCGATCAACAAAaaagatcggcttcttttactATAAATTTTCCCTTTTTGGTTGGGGTTGGGTTTGAAAGGCACACGGTGCAATGACACAACTAAATAAGTGCACCTTTTCGGTGAGATCAGTAGATCTCAAGTCACCCAGCTTTGGCTGTTATGCATGTACTGCACCATCTACCATGTCATCGAGGTTTTCCATTTCCGTGAGGGTATGGTGCACGGTCAACGATCATGTTGGagatctttcaaaaaaaaatcgcGCTACATTCCTGACTTCACACTCAGCAGCCAAATCTGTTTAGGTGGAAATGTACAGTGGAGTGTGGAGTTCATGCTTATTGGTATGCAGTGTAGTACTTTACCTTTGGTGCTGGCTTCCATCAATTTGACTTTACGGTCCTTGTTGATTCACAAAGATTTTCCTCCGTTGTCAATATTGTAATTGCGTCTATTAACTAATGAAGGGCCTGCATTATGGTTCTGCTTCACTATTTTTCATagatttacatttttaccatgaGTGACATTTACTTTGTCATTGATCTGCGGGACCACTTGGGTCACTGAAAGTGGGCCAGGATGGCAAAGCCTGTGAATTCATATCATAACAATGGCAAAACATCAATTAATCCAATCATATTTATCACCTATGCACCTACAAATCCTGAGCGGTATTGTATATGTGCATACCGTGGTTTTTGAACGAGGCCTTGTTTAGATGCACCCCAAATTGCAAATATTATAAACCGGAGTACTGTagcgctttcgtttgtatttgacaaattttatctaatcatggactaactaggcttaaaagattcatctcgtgatgtacaattaaactgtgcaattagttattttttttacatacatttactgctcgaTGCATGTAtcctaaaattgatgtgatggagagagagtgtaaaaagttggaatttggaGGGGATCTAAACAGGCCCCGAGTCACTAACTGTTGCTCTGCCGTCCATTTTGCAGGGTGCTGAGCATCCCAGATGTCCCCAGCACTGTCATTCAGGCAACGCAGAATTCTTGCAATGTGTTCGTCGTGTCCAAGCGGAGACTTATTATGAAACTCGCAAGACATCCTCAAACGAGCGGTGTGTTCTGAGCCCTCAAATCTTCAGCCTTATACGCATGACGCTGTGCTTCCTTTTGCTTGTTTTGATATGCTCATTTGTCTTCGGATACCGATTGCCGCAGAGTCTAACGCAAACTTGAGGATTGAGGCGATCAGTCATGAAACATTTGAACAATCACACAGGAGTCTACTGTTTGACAACTTTGCTGATGATGAGGCACATTCTGATGCATTCTCCCATGCCCACAGCTCGCATAGTGCTTCTAATGTCGTTCCAAGCTCAGGAAGTTCAGAGCAAGTTGCTTCAGAAAGTTCGGTAGCAAACGCCGCAGAAACGGAAGGGAGTAAAAACTATGATTCTCTTAGCTCCTTGGGGGAAGCTCCTTGTGCTACTTCAAACTCAAGCGAAGAGGTCAGATCTATGTATTATTACACGTAAATTTTTTTGGTGTAGTTGCTTTTTTCCAGGACATGCTAAAGTACATGTTGTTCTGACCTTACTCCCACAGTGCCAATCTGTAGACGAAGTGGCGAAACTAAGGAAGGAGCTGCAGGATACCTTAGTGGTATATGATAAAGCCTGTGTAGAACTTGTCAATGCTAAGAAAAAGGTTAGAGTTCTTCTCTGAGTCATCTTCATAACTTGATGAAGCTAACTGTATGCCCAATTGTCCATGCTATTAAAATACAATACATTTTTTTTGTGTTGCATAAACTCCACTGAATAACTTGTACTTGTACTGTACGCCCTAAACTTGCTACATCCATGTTATCATGATGTCACAGATTCAGGTGCTTTCTACTGAGTGTTCCGAAGAGGCGAGGAAGGTGGAGCACGCACTAGAATGGGAGGAAGCTTTGAAGCAGACGGTAGCAGACGAGAAGGCGAAACAGCTAGAGGCCCTCAACCAGGTCGAGCGCGCGAGAAGATCATTCACCCGGGAGGCTTATTCAAGGCACAAGGCAGAAATGGCTACTAGCCTGATCTCCGAGGACAGGGCACAGATCGTCGACGCTATTCTGTCGAAGAGCAGAACTTGCAGGCGGTATTCGAAGCAGGATATACAGCTTGCCACTGACAATTTCTCTGAAGCAAGGAAGATTGGCGAGGGAGGCTACGGGAATGTGTACAGGTGCACTCTTGATCACACTGAAGTAGCTGTCAAGGTCATTCAGCAAGATTCCATTGACAGAACTGATGAATTCTTGAAGGAGGTAACCGCTGGTTTATGCCATGATTTACACATATGCAGAGACCATTCTGGTACCAATTTTTTTTCTTATGGACAAGAAATTCTCTAAAACAATTCGATTGCGCGGCTCGCAGGTCGAGATTCTCAGCCAGCTTCGCCATCCCAACCTGGTTCTGCTGATCGGTTTCTGTCCAGAGATCGGCTGTCTCGTGTAcgagtacctgaagaacgggagCCTGGAAGACCAGCTCTTCAACAACAAAGGGCGCCAGCAGCTGCACTGGTTCCTCCGTATCCAGATCATCTTCGAAGTCTCCTGCGGGCTCGCCTTCCTGCACGCAAGGAACCCGGAGCCCATCGTGCACCGCGACCTGAAGCCGGCCAACATCTTGCTGGACAGGAACTACGTTGGCAAGATAGGCGACGTCGGCTTCGCCAAGCTCCTCTCCGACCTCGTGCCGGACTGGCAGACGGAGTACAGGGAGACGATCGTCGCCGGCACCCTGTACTACATGGACCCCGAGTACCAGCAGACCGGGACCGTCCGGCCCAAGTCGGACGTGTTCGCTCTGGGAGTGATCATGCTGCAGCTCCTGACCGGCAGGCGCCCAAACGGGCTCATTGTGAGCGCGGAAAATGCTGTGAGAAACGGGAGGCTTCGTGATATCCTCGACAAGTCTCAGAGCGATTGGCCGGCTGATGAGGCGGAGATGTTCGCCAAGCTCGGGTTGAAATGCACGGCCCTGAAATGCAGGGACAGGCCTGATCTCGAGTCGGAGGTGCTGCCGGAGCTCGACGAGATCCTGCACAGGATTACCTCTGCTGTCAATCTGAGGAACCCAAAACTGAGTGTGCCAAGCCACTTCATCTGCCCTATAACACAGGTAGTTCCTCCTCTGCAGCTTGGCTGCATCGACTTCTGCTGTCTTTCGCTTCAGGCCTTCAGATTGTGAAGAGTGAAATTTCCATGGCGCAGGAGCTGATGGAGGACCCGCATGTCGCTGCCGATGGCCACACCTACGAGCAGTACGCGATCAGAGCTTGGCTCAAGAGGCACAAGACATCTCCTGTCACGAGGAGCAAGCTCCCGAACTCGTCCATCATCCCGAACCACTCGCTGCGTGCCGCCATAGAGCAGTGGAAGTCACAGCTACCAGATCAGACGACAGACCCATGAAGTTGGGGGGCAGGTTCGTATCTCTCCTTGATTTAACACTGTTAATATTCGTCAAGTTATTTTGCGAACACACACAGAAGCCTCTGTTTGTCATTTTAAGTTGTTCAGCATGTAATGAGAAAGGGGTAGCTGTCTGTAAAGCACAGAATCATGGGGAGCGGTTTTGTAATTCAGTTGGAGGTGTTGTTACAATGACAATGGTCATCAATTTTGGCACTGATCAAGCTATATATACCCTCTCAGTATCAAAATATCTGTGGGAGTACAACAGTGGCATAAACCCTTTTAGTACAATAGTGGGAGTCATAGTTACCAGCTCAGGCAAAGCCACAAAGGCATGAAATGGGAAGAGGATTTTTCATATCTCTGCAGGATTTCATTGTCTGTATTCATCTAGTTCTTCaaagagtaaaatgcaccaCCGGCCCTCGAACTTGGCTCGGGTTGTCATCTTGGTCCCAAACTTTCAAAATGCATATTTAGGTTATTAAACTTGCTAATCGCATCACGTGAAGTCCAAAATATTATTCTTAAGTTATAAAGTGAAAGTGTTCAACTTATATGGAGCTTATATGTGGAtccaaattttatttttgaaattttctgcTTAACTCTTatattttaaaaaaatcaaaattttgtttcaaaaCTTTATGCTGAATATTTTCTTTGCCAATACTTCCTCCAAAAtttatcttttttattttctatCTTTTATAAATTTGATCATATAAGTTTTTTGTTTTACAATTTTTCTATATAGATCTTTTGCATTTGAATATATTTTGTACAAGTAAATTGGTATGAATTATTTTTGTACGTATGTAATTTTTTATTTGAACAAATTATATAATTTTCAATTTAGCTTAAACAACTATAATTTGGACCTCACGTGATACAATTAGTAAGTTTAAGGATTTGAATGTGCATTGAAAGTTTGAGGATCCGGATAACACCCCGAGTCAAGTTCGAGGACCGGCGCTGCATTTTACTCTTCTTCGAACCTATAAAATAAGAAAGATAGCTTCTTAACCACGAAAACAGATGTTGTCTTGCTCGGCGAACAACATGCTGGCAGGTCTTGGATACAAGCATTGCTAATGCCATGTCCCCTATTAAAATAAAGAAGAGAGAACTGAAACTTTGGTGACTCTTTGTTTTGTTGATCAGCAAGTTTAACCTCATTTTGTGTTCGCTACTCTTAGTCATTTTAGTAATCACTAACTCGTAAAGCTCTAGGTCAACTCGCATTTGGTGATATCAATCGCCAACTAGCTTTGATATACATAACAATTATTTTGGCGAGGCTCGAGCAAAATGCATGCATGACTAAGTATGTAAACTTTCAATGACAAACCCGACTTTGTATTCAGTTCTTTAGTAATTTGAAGTTTGTCCAGTTGATCAGCAACTTTAAGACTCTACTTAGCATAAAATGAGCCTGCTTAAACATAACGATGAGCAAAACAGAGCAAGCACTTCCTACGCGGGTCAAATTGAAATCTTTGCATGACTAATTTCAGTGGCGAACAATGAGTAAGTATTTCAAAATTTTGAGGTCTACCTTCATTTCGAAAGTAAGATATAAAGGTAACAATTAGCAAAGAAGATTAACTGGCACTGCACCCCACCAGTGTTGTTATCAGACATAGCACAAAACCAATTCCGTTTCCTTAGTAATTTGAAGTTCATTCAGTTGATGTTGATCAACAACTTTATAAACTTCATTTGAAATTCACTGGTGTCATAGTTATTACTACATTATCAGGGTTCCATGTCAACCAATGTTGGTCACATCAACCATCAACTGGCCGGCCTGCCCAACGATAAGAACAAAGCTTGCATGATGCTATATATTGTTGAACCTTAGAAAGTCCCTtgattttatttcaaaaaaagaaaGTCCATtgattttatttcaaaaaagGAAGTCCCTTAGTAGTGATTAATCCAGATTTCAGAGTAAGCATGTAAAGTATAAGATCAAACTCAACTTCTCATGTCAGATATAAAATGGCAAAATAGCCTATTTGATCCTTCAACTTTTACCTCGGGCTCAAATTCATCTCTCAACTATAAAATTGGCCAATCTAATCCTCAAACTTTGTATTTGGGCTCAGTTTCACCCCTAACCCTACATGGCATGCCATGTTGGCATACCTAGTTAACAATGAATGACCTAAAGATGAGTtaataaatataaataaattaTTTAACCTTTGATTTTTCCTCACGTTCGATGTCTCGTAAAGAAATATGGTTCAATAGTCAATTAGAAtgtataaataaataaaagtgtAAACCTTTTATTCATAGACATAAGATCAATATATACTTGGCATCCCCCGTGCCGTGCTAGGGCCGCGGGGACAACACGGCGcgccggcacggcacggcagGATTGGCTAACCGTGCCTAACTGTGCCGTGCTCGATCAGTGTTCGTGCGTGTCATGTTGGGCCGCCCATCTAGCCATCTAAGCTGCAAGCAGCACGGTGATGTGCTTGAGATTGTCTGCAGCTGAGCTGCTGAACTGCGACTGCAGCTGTTCGGCGCAGCCGCAGCGAGCGCAAATTTAGGACCCGTTTGGGAGGGCTCCGGCCGGCTGAGGCTCACTGTTCATTAAAGCTAGGAGGAACCGGTGGAGCGAAAACCAGCTCCGATGAAGAGTGCTTTGCCAAGAGGAGCCTCTTACTATGTATTACTATATAGCACAAGCTCAAAGGCGCAGCTGACTAGTCGACACGCAGTACGTGCATCGTGCAGCAGTGCGACTACCCACAACACACTAAACGGTGCTACTCTCACCTTCCGGCCATGGCGTCGAAGCGAGCAAGCTCCGGCGACGACCAGCAGAAGCTGTCGCCTTCTGGCCTCCCGGTCCGCCAGATCCCTGGAGGCTACGGC
Coding sequences within it:
- the LOC112895224 gene encoding U-box domain-containing protein 34-like: MASGGPPPTVAVAVRPGGSGSRLATRWVAAGLPDDGRAAAVALVHVIPTLSYVPSPTGERVPVALVGREPAEAYARDRRARAEEALLPFRHLNCGRANVAVETVVVEGDGVAEALLRYAHESRVRSLVLGSASFRWFRRVLSIPDVPSTVIQATQNSCNVFVVSKRRLIMKLARHPQTSESNANLRIEAISHETFEQSHRSLLFDNFADDEAHSDAFSHAHSSHSASNVVPSSGSSEQVASESSVANAAETEGSKNYDSLSSLGEAPCATSNSSEECQSVDEVAKLRKELQDTLVVYDKACVELVNAKKKIQVLSTECSEEARKVEHALEWEEALKQTVADEKAKQLEALNQVERARRSFTREAYSRHKAEMATSLISEDRAQIVDAILSKSRTCRRYSKQDIQLATDNFSEARKIGEGGYGNVYRCTLDHTEVAVKVIQQDSIDRTDEFLKEVEILSQLRHPNLVLLIGFCPEIGCLVYEYLKNGSLEDQLFNNKGRQQLHWFLRIQIIFEVSCGLAFLHARNPEPIVHRDLKPANILLDRNYVGKIGDVGFAKLLSDLVPDWQTEYRETIVAGTLYYMDPEYQQTGTVRPKSDVFALGVIMLQLLTGRRPNGLIVSAENAVRNGRLRDILDKSQSDWPADEAEMFAKLGLKCTALKCRDRPDLESEVLPELDEILHRITSAVNLRNPKLSVPSHFICPITQELMEDPHVAADGHTYEQYAIRAWLKRHKTSPVTRSKLPNSSIIPNHSLRAAIEQWKSQLPDQTTDP